The following are encoded together in the Ketobacter sp. MCCC 1A13808 genome:
- a CDS encoding BCCT family transporter: MNNATKPDWYKINPPVFFSSAGLCLIIVLYAVLAPEQSGTVFAALQSWVVNTAGWFYILAVALFLIFVVILAFSDYGKIKLGPDHSEPDYSYGSWFAMLFSAGMGIGLMFYGVAEPIMHMTAPPDAADGTVDAAREAMRITFFHWGIHAWAIYAVVALSLAYFCFRQNLPLTIRSSLYPLIGERIYGPIGHAVDTFAVLGTLFGVATSLGLGVVQINSGLHYLLDVPNNSTLLQVGLIIAITGLATTSVVMGLDGGIRRVSELNLVLALVLMAFTLLAGPTLYLFQTFVQNTGHYLSSLVESTFNLYAYQKKDWIGGWTLFYWGWWIAWSPFVGMFIARISRGRTLREFIMGVLLVPTVFTFLWMTIFGNTAIHMVFNEGLVELSEAVSADTSVALFKFFEHLPFTAIASTLATVLIVTFFVTSSDSGSLVVDMLTSGGENEDTPVWQRIFWAVAEGAIAASLLLAGGLSALQTATIASALPFTIVMLLMCWGLFRALRLEKVKQTSLRDAMLAPRVMSNPVPWQKRLSRIVRQPSHNEVTEFMDTNVRPAMEQVAAEFSSKNIRAKVNHDQDQVWLEVLHGDEIDFFYSVHAKPYTPPSFVMRDTSSQRGSELRYYHAEVYLKEGGQDYSVMGWATEQLIADMIDQYEKHMHFLRALR; encoded by the coding sequence ATGAATAATGCAACCAAGCCAGACTGGTACAAAATCAATCCACCCGTGTTTTTCAGCTCTGCCGGTTTGTGTTTAATCATTGTGTTGTATGCCGTTCTGGCGCCGGAACAATCCGGAACGGTGTTCGCAGCGCTGCAATCCTGGGTAGTGAACACGGCCGGTTGGTTTTATATTCTGGCAGTAGCGTTGTTTTTGATTTTCGTGGTGATTCTGGCATTTTCCGATTATGGCAAAATAAAACTGGGGCCGGACCACAGTGAACCGGATTACAGCTATGGTTCCTGGTTTGCCATGTTGTTTTCAGCGGGCATGGGTATTGGCTTGATGTTTTATGGTGTGGCCGAACCCATTATGCATATGACCGCACCGCCGGATGCCGCGGATGGTACCGTGGATGCCGCCCGTGAAGCCATGCGCATCACCTTCTTCCATTGGGGTATCCATGCCTGGGCCATTTACGCGGTAGTTGCACTGTCCCTGGCGTATTTTTGCTTCCGCCAGAATTTGCCACTGACGATCCGTTCTTCACTGTATCCACTGATCGGCGAGCGCATTTACGGTCCTATTGGCCATGCGGTGGATACCTTTGCTGTTCTGGGCACCCTGTTTGGGGTTGCCACGTCACTGGGGCTGGGTGTGGTCCAGATTAATTCCGGTCTGCATTATCTGCTGGACGTGCCAAACAACAGCACTTTGCTGCAAGTGGGCCTGATTATCGCGATCACCGGCTTGGCCACGACTTCCGTGGTGATGGGGTTGGATGGCGGCATCCGCCGGGTATCGGAGCTGAATCTGGTGCTGGCACTGGTGCTGATGGCATTCACCTTGCTGGCCGGACCGACCCTTTATTTATTTCAGACCTTTGTACAAAACACCGGGCATTATTTATCAAGCTTGGTGGAAAGCACCTTTAACCTGTATGCCTATCAGAAAAAGGACTGGATTGGTGGTTGGACTTTGTTTTATTGGGGCTGGTGGATCGCTTGGTCGCCTTTCGTGGGTATGTTTATCGCACGTATTTCCCGTGGCCGAACCCTGCGAGAATTCATTATGGGTGTGTTGCTGGTGCCCACGGTTTTTACCTTTTTGTGGATGACAATATTCGGTAATACCGCTATCCATATGGTATTTAATGAAGGCTTGGTTGAACTGTCCGAAGCAGTTTCCGCAGACACCTCCGTCGCCTTGTTTAAATTCTTTGAGCATTTGCCGTTTACTGCCATCGCATCGACCTTAGCGACGGTGCTCATCGTTACCTTTTTCGTGACTTCTTCCGATTCCGGTTCACTGGTTGTCGACATGTTGACGTCCGGCGGTGAGAACGAAGACACGCCGGTTTGGCAAAGAATCTTCTGGGCCGTTGCCGAAGGAGCCATCGCCGCATCGCTGCTATTAGCCGGGGGCTTGAGTGCCCTGCAAACCGCGACCATCGCCAGCGCCCTGCCCTTTACCATAGTGATGCTGTTAATGTGTTGGGGATTGTTCCGTGCCCTGCGCCTGGAAAAGGTAAAACAAACCAGCCTGCGCGACGCCATGCTGGCTCCGCGGGTCATGTCCAATCCGGTTCCCTGGCAAAAACGCTTATCGCGCATCGTCCGGCAACCCTCTCACAACGAGGTCACGGAATTTATGGACACGAACGTGCGTCCGGCAATGGAGCAGGTAGCCGCAGAATTCAGCAGCAAAAATATTCGCGCCAAGGTTAATCATGATCAGGATCAGGTTTGGCTCGAAGTGTTGCATGGTGACGAAATCGATTTCTTTTATTCAGTTCACGCCAAACCCTATACACCACCCAGTTTTGTCATGCGTGATACCAGCAGCCAACGCGGATCTGAGCTGCGCTACTACCATGCGGAAGTGTACTTAAAAGAAGGTGGTCAGGACTACAGCGTGATGGGGTGGGCAACGGAACAGCTGATCGCCGATATGATCGACCAATACGAAAAGCATATGCATTTCTTAAGGGCGTTACGATAG
- a CDS encoding OmpP1/FadL family transporter: MNVIGPKINVPLWALVFSVLVNSFGTQAALVENLTMGNAKALSLGNAVTADPPSIDSIHYNPAGLAKLKGRQLNLKVLAASMEFEVAFGGHDDKTRQILDGFEYHDEAAHRTSKTSTIGLRLPYDEGVTEWPLPVLIMPMGGASYSPPGSDVTFATAAYAPMAAGYIREDEDDPARFMGEYMSMATITYFSPSIGVQLTEHWSVGASINFSWQGVTAGTSIRVPNIALAWGELLTRRLQEQNACPAQDDPMPLANLCGLDQSLARMGPYTNATQLEFDAESGLVAGINIGALWQPNDWFTWGVVYQFERKANLDGTYRLTYHDEWVNFFGGLHQSNLGQGINFLLPFPDGQVDSPHGRGIEYGKAEIEIITPAHFSTGISLQAAPRWKLNIDVKWTDWGVWDGLSVSFDQPLDFTKLATLVSAYSELTELTIPRHYKSVWNWAFGVEYQYNDNLALRFGYEPRKSSIPDDKQDVLLPVGDAELFGFGVEYTMRNDRLLEVALGYVHAEASVPANTSTNANSSDDFNNFIYNPYAGTDFSSQMNAYLLEVSYSAPF; the protein is encoded by the coding sequence ATGAATGTAATCGGACCTAAAATAAATGTACCTCTGTGGGCGCTGGTTTTCAGTGTGCTTGTGAATTCGTTTGGGACGCAGGCCGCTCTAGTAGAAAACCTCACCATGGGTAATGCCAAAGCCCTCTCCCTCGGCAATGCGGTGACGGCTGACCCACCTTCCATTGATTCTATCCATTACAATCCCGCGGGCTTAGCCAAGCTGAAAGGGCGTCAGTTGAACCTGAAAGTATTGGCGGCCTCGATGGAATTCGAAGTCGCATTCGGCGGGCACGATGATAAAACCCGACAGATTCTTGATGGTTTTGAATATCACGATGAAGCCGCTCATCGAACCAGCAAAACCTCTACGATTGGTTTGCGCTTGCCCTACGACGAAGGCGTTACTGAGTGGCCGCTACCGGTTCTAATTATGCCGATGGGTGGTGCTTCCTATTCGCCGCCGGGCTCGGACGTCACCTTTGCCACGGCGGCTTATGCGCCTATGGCGGCTGGCTATATCCGTGAGGATGAAGATGATCCAGCGCGATTCATGGGGGAGTATATGTCGATGGCAACCATCACCTACTTCTCACCCTCCATCGGCGTTCAGCTGACCGAACACTGGTCTGTGGGTGCGTCCATCAATTTTTCCTGGCAGGGGGTTACGGCGGGCACCTCAATACGAGTGCCGAACATTGCACTGGCGTGGGGGGAGTTGTTAACCCGGCGGTTACAGGAACAAAATGCGTGTCCGGCGCAGGATGATCCGATGCCACTGGCAAATCTATGCGGCCTGGACCAGAGCCTGGCGCGGATGGGACCCTATACCAATGCGACTCAACTGGAATTTGATGCGGAATCCGGTTTGGTAGCGGGAATCAATATCGGCGCGCTGTGGCAACCCAATGACTGGTTTACTTGGGGTGTAGTGTATCAATTTGAGCGAAAAGCGAATTTGGATGGCACTTATCGTTTGACCTATCACGATGAATGGGTCAATTTTTTTGGCGGCTTGCATCAGTCCAATTTGGGCCAGGGCATTAATTTCCTGTTGCCGTTTCCTGACGGGCAGGTGGATTCCCCTCACGGACGTGGAATTGAATACGGAAAAGCGGAGATAGAAATTATAACCCCGGCACACTTCTCTACCGGCATCAGCCTGCAAGCCGCGCCGCGCTGGAAACTCAACATCGACGTTAAATGGACCGATTGGGGAGTTTGGGATGGGCTTAGCGTATCGTTTGATCAGCCCTTGGATTTTACTAAATTGGCGACCCTGGTCTCGGCGTATTCCGAATTGACTGAGCTAACGATCCCGCGACATTACAAAAGTGTGTGGAATTGGGCCTTCGGTGTGGAATATCAGTACAACGATAATCTGGCGTTGCGCTTTGGTTATGAGCCCCGCAAGAGTTCCATTCCGGATGATAAGCAAGACGTCTTGTTGCCGGTGGGGGACGCAGAACTTTTTGGCTTTGGCGTTGAATACACGATGAGAAATGACCGGTTATTGGAGGTGGCGTTGGGGTATGTGCATGCTGAAGCCAGTGTTCCGGCAAATACCAGTACCAATGCGAACAGCTCAGATGATTTTAATAATTTTATCTATAACCCCTATGCGGGAACGGACTTTAGCAGCCAGATGAACGCGTATCTTCTGGAGGTCAGCTACAGTGCTCCCTTTTAA
- a CDS encoding TetR/AcrR family transcriptional regulator, producing the protein MSKARGRPLDKDRIKRDKLLELAFQEFSEHDFKNVSIRKLAADVGVSDSLFIHHFGSKQKLWYEVVDTLIEREFKSLIAQYKQLSMPTQSFDLLRENIAELFRLAKLRPAMFRLFFRELNSDSERADYLKRKYLHPYLLLFDAAIDLCIKRGDIKPLNPLTLHTLLLGSINILINPGLLKPGLNFADEQQDLDSVVAEELVDTIFNGATSART; encoded by the coding sequence ATGTCGAAAGCCCGCGGCCGACCTCTGGATAAAGACCGAATCAAGCGCGATAAATTATTAGAACTCGCTTTTCAGGAATTTTCAGAACACGATTTTAAAAATGTATCGATCCGTAAACTGGCCGCCGACGTCGGTGTCAGCGACTCGCTGTTTATTCATCATTTCGGTTCAAAGCAAAAACTGTGGTATGAGGTTGTCGACACCCTCATTGAACGGGAATTTAAATCGCTGATCGCACAATATAAACAATTATCAATGCCTACCCAATCATTTGATCTATTACGCGAAAACATCGCCGAGTTATTTCGTTTGGCGAAACTCAGACCGGCTATGTTCCGTTTATTCTTCAGAGAGCTGAACAGCGACAGCGAACGCGCCGATTACCTGAAACGCAAATATCTTCACCCTTATCTTCTGCTGTTTGATGCGGCGATCGACCTGTGCATAAAACGCGGGGACATCAAACCGTTGAATCCGCTCACCCTGCATACGCTTCTGCTGGGCTCTATTAATATTCTAATTAATCCGGGACTGCTTAAACCCGGACTGAATTTTGCGGATGAGCAACAGGATCTGGACTCCGTTGTGGCAGAAGAATTGGTGGACACCATTTTTAACGGCGCCACGTCTGCGCGAACTTAA
- a CDS encoding MarR family winged helix-turn-helix transcriptional regulator, translating into MTQKKPSEQESDSLTSRYFLMSGLLHAFYWMDEGLQNHFKAAGFPKVSRTQSMIMANLADGITRPSELARRIGISRQAVQQLLVDMEQRKLVRLVPDPDDARAKIVRYNSQGLEIGQVAINALTRIDAEIENRLGRKALLELRRILVESDWGVPVQATEAEARTQDNDSSIDALVRHTKTKKPIGNPDF; encoded by the coding sequence GTGACCCAAAAAAAGCCCTCCGAACAGGAAAGCGACTCCCTCACTTCCCGCTATTTTTTAATGAGCGGACTGTTACATGCGTTTTACTGGATGGACGAAGGTTTGCAGAACCATTTCAAAGCTGCCGGCTTTCCCAAGGTATCCCGTACCCAATCGATGATTATGGCGAACCTGGCCGATGGCATCACGCGCCCGTCGGAGCTGGCCCGGCGCATTGGTATCAGCCGTCAGGCGGTGCAGCAATTATTGGTGGATATGGAGCAGCGCAAATTGGTGCGCTTGGTACCGGACCCCGATGACGCCCGCGCCAAGATTGTTCGTTACAATTCCCAGGGTCTGGAAATTGGGCAGGTTGCCATTAATGCCCTGACACGAATCGACGCAGAAATCGAAAATCGGCTGGGGCGCAAGGCGTTACTTGAATTACGCCGTATTCTGGTGGAAAGCGACTGGGGTGTACCGGTGCAAGCGACCGAGGCAGAAGCACGAACACAGGATAACGACAGTTCGATAGATGCCCTGGTACGTCACACAAAAACAAAAAAACCAATTGGTAACCCAGATTTCTGA
- a CDS encoding DoxX family protein: protein MDYAAQGIQLLIILFFLPAAIFKLIGHPHMRKEFARFHFPFWVARLAGTVELFACVMLMIGFSGNVWGLLGGLLLVGVMAGATWTNFAKRPPVFGWGTLVILLLCVGVSAWQLGSLDPACRTTVNHLTHCVTSAIGKGA from the coding sequence ATGGACTACGCAGCACAAGGGATTCAACTCCTGATTATTTTATTTTTTCTGCCCGCGGCCATTTTCAAGCTGATTGGCCATCCGCATATGCGCAAAGAATTTGCCCGCTTTCACTTTCCTTTCTGGGTGGCCCGGCTGGCAGGCACAGTCGAATTATTTGCCTGTGTGATGCTAATGATCGGCTTTTCCGGCAACGTCTGGGGTTTACTCGGGGGGCTGCTGCTGGTTGGCGTCATGGCCGGCGCCACCTGGACTAATTTTGCGAAGCGACCCCCGGTGTTCGGATGGGGCACACTGGTGATCCTGCTGCTGTGCGTCGGGGTGTCGGCCTGGCAGCTTGGCTCCCTCGACCCCGCGTGCCGCACCACCGTCAATCACCTAACCCATTGCGTTACCTCAGCCATCGGCAAAGGAGCCTGA
- a CDS encoding patatin-like phospholipase family protein, which yields MWQRLTWAIMFVWWHSAAVHAEIVVPENAKIGLVLSGGGARGLAHVGVIRVLESQGIKPDIITGTSMGSIVGALYATGRSAEEIDRLARNMNWRDALSDASPRRHQPYPFRQLEAGMTADFRMSISPNGITFPRGVIEGQHLEQVLGELFEQQGRALTFEQLPIQFAAVAADLETGEQVVLDSGDVTSAIRASMSIPGALAPVQRDGRLLVDGGIANNMPVDLARQMGADFIIAVDVTAPLRKREELNSIFAIASQTSAFLVRLNTVAQRVNLRDDEVLILPDLDGYGAADFDQDEGIIEAGVEAALIMFDQDKSNLKVVQEATPEAEEIEPVIDFLEIKNDSVVGDDSIRSLVRQKVGEQLNRAELEDDLSRLYGLDYFSLVRYNITNADDQTGLEIICVARETGNSWLKMGLEMADDFSGHSDFGLSASLRQSGLNSLGGTAFGRLEFGTNTEIELRFLQPLDTGLTYFVEPAVGYKAGVFDVYLDDLQEAPLSEYQKGSTWVEFSLGRTLWRELGEIRFGLSYASASLDLQAGLDLASLGVNTSDFHDSYYFVRIGIDSLDDLGFPSNGLRWSITHEEHDSQLGAESNFSRFNSDFTVAISAGRQTLLIEGDAEIGDNDSSDFIDIPSIGGFLELSGLPPDSRYGRHRVLLRSVLYRRLTKKGPLPVGLPVYVGASIEKGNVWIDRKAMSWGSAVTAASVFLAARTPLGPAYLSFGATDEGDRSVSIFLGQRFR from the coding sequence ATGTGGCAGCGGCTTACCTGGGCCATTATGTTCGTTTGGTGGCATTCTGCGGCGGTCCACGCCGAGATCGTGGTGCCCGAAAATGCCAAGATAGGATTGGTTTTGAGTGGCGGGGGTGCCAGGGGGTTGGCCCATGTTGGTGTTATCCGCGTGCTGGAATCCCAAGGCATCAAGCCCGATATCATCACTGGCACCAGTATGGGGTCGATAGTTGGCGCGCTCTATGCCACCGGCCGCTCGGCAGAAGAAATTGATCGTTTGGCGCGTAATATGAATTGGCGCGATGCCCTCAGCGATGCCTCGCCACGACGTCATCAACCCTACCCCTTTCGGCAACTCGAAGCGGGCATGACCGCAGACTTTCGCATGTCCATTAGTCCGAACGGTATTACTTTCCCTCGCGGGGTAATTGAAGGGCAGCATCTGGAGCAGGTATTGGGTGAGCTTTTTGAGCAACAAGGTCGGGCCCTGACATTCGAGCAATTGCCGATTCAGTTTGCAGCGGTAGCGGCGGACCTGGAAACCGGTGAGCAGGTGGTGCTGGACAGTGGTGATGTGACATCGGCAATTCGGGCCAGCATGTCCATTCCAGGTGCTTTAGCTCCGGTGCAACGAGATGGCCGGTTATTGGTGGACGGCGGGATCGCCAACAACATGCCGGTTGATCTGGCGCGTCAGATGGGCGCTGATTTTATTATCGCGGTGGACGTGACCGCCCCTTTACGTAAGCGCGAGGAACTCAACTCTATTTTTGCGATTGCCTCCCAGACGAGTGCTTTCCTGGTGCGTTTAAACACCGTGGCCCAAAGGGTCAATTTGCGCGACGACGAGGTGTTGATATTACCAGATCTGGACGGTTACGGCGCCGCCGACTTTGATCAGGACGAAGGCATAATTGAGGCTGGAGTTGAGGCCGCACTGATCATGTTCGACCAGGATAAATCGAATTTAAAAGTCGTGCAGGAGGCGACACCCGAGGCCGAAGAGATAGAGCCGGTGATTGATTTTTTGGAAATCAAAAACGACAGCGTAGTCGGTGACGACTCGATTCGTAGCCTGGTACGACAAAAAGTGGGTGAGCAGTTAAATCGTGCTGAACTGGAGGACGACTTATCCCGCTTGTATGGTCTGGACTATTTCAGCCTGGTTCGTTACAACATTACCAACGCCGATGATCAAACCGGGCTGGAGATAATATGCGTAGCGCGGGAGACCGGAAACAGTTGGCTGAAAATGGGTTTGGAGATGGCCGACGATTTTAGTGGTCACAGTGATTTCGGGCTCTCTGCAAGCCTGCGCCAATCCGGTTTAAACAGTCTTGGTGGTACCGCATTTGGTCGCCTTGAATTTGGAACGAATACGGAAATCGAACTTCGTTTTTTGCAGCCGCTGGACACCGGTTTGACGTATTTTGTGGAGCCGGCCGTGGGCTATAAAGCGGGAGTGTTTGATGTGTATCTGGATGATTTACAGGAGGCACCTTTGTCTGAATATCAGAAAGGTTCTACCTGGGTTGAATTTTCGCTAGGGCGTACTTTGTGGCGGGAACTAGGCGAAATTCGATTCGGCCTCTCTTATGCGAGTGCCAGCCTGGATTTACAGGCCGGATTGGATTTAGCCTCGCTCGGGGTAAATACTTCTGATTTCCATGATTCGTATTATTTTGTCAGGATCGGGATAGACTCGTTGGACGATTTGGGGTTTCCAAGCAACGGCTTACGCTGGAGCATCACTCATGAAGAGCACGATTCTCAATTGGGTGCGGAATCGAATTTTTCCCGTTTTAATTCTGACTTTACCGTTGCTATTAGCGCCGGGCGGCAGACGTTACTGATTGAAGGTGATGCGGAAATCGGTGATAACGACAGTTCGGACTTCATCGACATTCCTTCCATTGGCGGCTTCCTGGAATTATCAGGCTTACCGCCGGATTCGCGTTATGGTCGGCACCGGGTGCTGTTACGCAGCGTGCTATATCGGCGTTTGACGAAGAAAGGTCCGCTGCCGGTGGGGCTGCCGGTGTACGTGGGTGCCTCTATCGAAAAAGGCAATGTCTGGATTGACCGTAAAGCCATGAGCTGGGGCAGTGCGGTGACCGCAGCCAGTGTGTTTTTAGCGGCCCGAACGCCATTGGGGCCGGCCTATTTGAGTTTTGGTGCAACGGATGAGGGAGATCGCAGTGTATCTATTTTCCTGGGACAACGTTTCAGATAG
- a CDS encoding C40 family peptidase, giving the protein MYLFSWDNVSDSASDTVELLSRLEKDVTASTTLNAMKYSPIKMTLVSLALLLAGCSTPSGYNSTPYVKASSNADQSADSQAVPLTAAAKKDLAYRAGVAQTLYQQYHDWKHVPYRWGGMNRKGVDCSAFVYLTYANKFNVELPRTTQYQAAVGSPLAKHQLRAGDLVFFKTGRKNRHVGMYVESGKFLHVSEQKGVVISDLDNVYWSKHYWMARRVE; this is encoded by the coding sequence GTGTATCTATTTTCCTGGGACAACGTTTCAGATAGCGCGTCTGATACTGTGGAATTGTTAAGTCGTTTAGAGAAAGACGTGACCGCTTCAACTACACTGAATGCCATGAAGTATTCGCCTATTAAAATGACTCTGGTTAGTTTGGCCCTGCTATTAGCAGGCTGTAGTACGCCTTCCGGCTATAATTCGACCCCCTACGTCAAGGCTTCATCCAACGCTGATCAATCGGCGGACTCCCAAGCCGTGCCCTTGACGGCGGCGGCGAAGAAAGACCTTGCCTATCGTGCCGGAGTGGCCCAAACCCTGTACCAGCAATACCATGACTGGAAACACGTTCCCTATCGCTGGGGCGGAATGAATCGCAAGGGCGTGGACTGCTCGGCGTTCGTCTATCTGACCTATGCCAATAAATTTAATGTAGAATTGCCCAGGACCACACAATACCAGGCTGCAGTGGGTTCGCCTTTAGCAAAACACCAGTTGAGGGCCGGAGATCTGGTGTTTTTCAAGACCGGGCGTAAAAACCGTCATGTGGGGATGTACGTTGAGAGCGGTAAATTCCTCCACGTGTCGGAGCAGAAAGGGGTGGTGATTTCCGATCTGGATAACGTCTATTGGAGCAAGCATTACTGGATGGCACGCCGGGTCGAATAG
- a CDS encoding NAD(P)H-dependent flavin oxidoreductase produces MNNWKQSRVTDRLGLRFPIVQGPFGGGLSSVELCSTVSASGGLGSFGAHHLNGAEIIATAAQIRANTSKPFALNLWIPFDGSDVPTYSNSEITQLSAQWEPFFEELQLPLPEKPVRFSPDYTDQIDGILKARPAVFSFVYGIPSADILTQCKQLGITTLGTATSIAEAVALERAGVDMVVASGFEAGGHRVSFLQPAEDALTGGLSLIPQIADSIHIPVIAAGGIADGRGIAAARVLGAEAVQIGTAFLACEESGTSALHKQALFSEEARHTGLTRVFSGRLARGIRNRLMHEGQRRPIAPYPVQNWLMGQLKRAAIEAERSDLMSLWCGQSAALLQHQQTPALINSLVEETDRLLQQV; encoded by the coding sequence ATGAATAACTGGAAACAAAGCCGGGTAACGGATCGACTTGGTCTTCGCTTTCCCATTGTTCAGGGACCTTTCGGCGGTGGCCTTTCAAGTGTTGAACTTTGTTCAACGGTGTCTGCATCCGGCGGCCTCGGATCGTTCGGAGCGCATCACCTGAACGGAGCGGAAATTATCGCGACCGCTGCGCAAATCCGCGCCAATACAAGCAAGCCGTTCGCACTCAATCTATGGATTCCGTTTGATGGCAGTGACGTTCCAACTTACTCCAATTCGGAAATCACCCAATTAAGTGCGCAATGGGAACCTTTTTTCGAAGAACTTCAGCTGCCGCTGCCGGAGAAACCGGTGCGGTTCAGCCCCGATTACACGGATCAGATTGACGGAATTTTGAAAGCCCGACCCGCTGTATTCAGTTTTGTGTATGGCATCCCCTCCGCGGATATTTTGACGCAGTGTAAACAGCTCGGAATAACGACATTGGGCACCGCAACCAGTATCGCAGAGGCCGTTGCATTGGAGCGGGCCGGCGTTGATATGGTGGTGGCCAGTGGTTTTGAAGCAGGTGGTCACCGGGTTTCGTTTCTGCAACCGGCGGAAGATGCGCTCACCGGTGGTTTGTCTTTAATTCCCCAAATCGCCGATAGCATCCATATTCCGGTGATCGCGGCAGGCGGCATCGCCGATGGCCGCGGTATCGCGGCCGCACGGGTGCTGGGGGCTGAAGCCGTTCAAATCGGTACCGCCTTTTTAGCCTGTGAAGAATCCGGCACTTCGGCCTTACACAAACAAGCGCTGTTTAGTGAGGAGGCCCGCCACACCGGCTTAACCCGTGTATTCAGCGGACGCCTGGCGCGGGGCATCCGCAATCGGTTGATGCACGAGGGACAGCGCAGGCCTATCGCACCTTACCCGGTGCAAAATTGGCTGATGGGGCAGTTAAAACGGGCAGCGATTGAGGCGGAGCGGAGCGATTTGATGTCGCTATGGTGCGGGCAATCGGCGGCGTTGTTACAGCATCAACAAACCCCGGCACTCATCAACTCTTTAGTTGAGGAAACCGACCGGCTTCTGCAACAAGTTTGA